The following proteins come from a genomic window of Dreissena polymorpha isolate Duluth1 chromosome 1, UMN_Dpol_1.0, whole genome shotgun sequence:
- the LOC127851662 gene encoding uncharacterized protein LOC127851662: MSFDESTPNAAAKTKRTISVLSTPEQGGDQKKNRFDSGSGCDFNYTFDNMAEIEKAEVNLDEKTMNSIIKAVKESVQASFSNQMQSMLESIAAGVVERLSNRIECLENDNQVLRNENNMLRDRVTDLENQMYAGEQYSRRNNVRIFGVPESPESNECTDDVVMSLCKTLGADVCINEIDRSHRTGKRGGRKPRPIIVKFTSYRAKQKMYTKRRDLKTCSGLEHIFINEDLTHHRSQLLFVARGLAKSKNIQGAWSSDGNILIKVTEQGESTVKRIGCESELEKYKLM; encoded by the coding sequence ATGAGTTTTGACGAATCTACACCGAATGCTGCTGCGAAAACCAAAAGGACAATTTCAGTCTTGTCCACCCCTGAGCAGGGGGGTGATCAAAAGAAGAATAGGTTTGACAGCGGCTCAGGTTGCGATTTTAATTATACCTTTGACAACATGGCAGAAATCGAAAAAGCTGAGGTCAACCTAGATGAAAAAACCATGAATTCAATTATTAAAGCTGTTAAAGAGTCCGTTCAAGCATCTTTCTCAAACCAAATGCAAAGCATGTTGGAATCAATTGCAGCCGGGGTTGTAGAAAGGCTATCCAATCGGATCGAGTGTCTTGAAAATGACAACCAGGTACTACGCAACGAGAACAACATGTTGCGAGATCGAGTGACTGACCTGGAAAACCAGATGTATGCCGGCGAGCAATACAGCAGGCGTAACAATGTTCGAATCTTTGGTGTCCCGGAAAGCCCAGAGTCAAATGAATGCACGGATGATGTTGTGATGAGCTTGTGCAAGACTCTTGGCGCTGATGTGTGTATCAATGAAATTGATCGGTCACATAGAACCGGTAAACGCGGCGGACGCAAACCTCGACCTATTATAGTAAAGTTTACCAGCTACAGGGCCAAACAAAAGATGTACACCAAACGACGTGACCTAAAGACATGCAGCGGGCTCGAGCACATCTTCATTAACGAAGACTTAACACACCACCGCTCGCAGCTGCTTTTCGTCGCACGTGGACTGGCGAAGTCCAAAAACATTCAAGGTGCCTGGTCATCGGATGGCAATATTCTGATTAAGGTAACTGAGCAAGGCGAATCGACCGTCAAACGCATTGGATGTGAATCGGAACTTGAAAAATACAAACTCATGTAA